One part of the Parabacteroides distasonis ATCC 8503 genome encodes these proteins:
- a CDS encoding MgtC/SapB family protein, translated as MNMILEITLRLFVALILGGIIGIEREYRSKEAGFRTHFLVALGSALFCIVSQYGFGFDLKDSSRVAAQVVSGIGFLGAGTIIFQKNVVRGLTTAAGLWVTAAIGLTCGTGMYIAAGIATAMVLFGLEVMNSFIPIFGTTTVQLTFTATKKESVKRVVNQIKEDCIELYSYELRDRRTSQGEIFEASIEMKVKRGNHNERLINYMDEFDDVTISSIE; from the coding sequence ATGAATATGATTTTAGAAATAACACTTAGATTATTTGTAGCTCTTATTTTAGGAGGAATCATAGGAATAGAACGTGAATACCGTTCAAAAGAAGCCGGATTCCGTACACATTTTTTAGTAGCATTGGGTAGTGCCCTTTTTTGTATTGTATCACAATATGGCTTTGGGTTTGATTTGAAAGACTCATCGAGAGTAGCGGCACAAGTGGTTTCCGGTATTGGTTTCCTTGGAGCGGGAACCATTATTTTTCAAAAGAATGTAGTGCGTGGTCTGACTACTGCTGCTGGATTATGGGTGACGGCAGCTATCGGATTGACCTGTGGAACTGGCATGTATATAGCAGCCGGCATAGCTACAGCTATGGTGCTTTTCGGACTGGAAGTCATGAATTCCTTTATTCCGATTTTTGGAACTACTACAGTACAACTTACCTTTACAGCAACTAAGAAAGAGAGCGTGAAGCGGGTGGTTAACCAAATAAAGGAAGACTGCATCGAACTCTATTCTTATGAACTGCGTGACCGTCGTACCTCACAAGGTGAAATATTCGAGGCCAGCATTGAGATGAAAGTTAAACGTGGCAATCACAACGAACGACTCATCAATTATATGGATGAATTTGACGATGTCACTATTTCAAGTATAGAATGA
- a CDS encoding SulP family inorganic anion transporter translates to MQTSNFRPKFFTSIRHYNKSLFVSDLMAGAIVGIVALPLAIAFAIASGVSPEKGIITAVIAGFIISFLGGSKVQIGGPTGAFIVIVYGIVQEYGFHGLAIATFMAGVLLILMGVFRLGTVIKFIPYPIIVGFTAGIAMTIFTTQMADVLGLDLASEEVPGDFIGKWMVYIRHMDSINGWNVLTSLLSIGIILLTPRLLRKIPGSLMAILIVTLVVWVLGNYCGITGIDTIGTRFTLVSSLPEVVIPSIDWKAIQELFPIAVTIAILGAIESLLSAQVADGLIGDRHHSNTELIALGVANMCTPLFGGIPATGAIARTMTNINNGGHTPVAGIVHSVVLLLILLLLMPLAQYIPMACLAGVLVVVSYNMSGWRSFRELLKGSKSDVAVLLITFFLTVIFDLTIAIEMGLLIACVSFIGRVMKTTEISVIKDEIKPCEETDLYMDSEETIAVPDGVEVYEINGPYFFGIATQFEEVMAELGDKPLVRIIRMRRVPFIDSTGVNNLSSLCRMSHKEGIRIVLSGVNENVHATLHNSGFYSLLNEENICPHINAALKRAQNIINSEQ, encoded by the coding sequence ATTCAAACAAGCAATTTTAGACCGAAGTTTTTTACAAGTATACGACATTACAACAAATCCTTGTTCGTGTCTGACCTGATGGCCGGTGCTATTGTCGGTATTGTGGCATTGCCGCTTGCCATAGCATTTGCCATAGCGTCCGGTGTTTCACCGGAAAAGGGGATTATTACAGCCGTTATTGCAGGATTCATCATTTCATTCTTAGGAGGAAGCAAGGTGCAGATTGGAGGACCGACTGGTGCTTTCATCGTCATAGTGTATGGCATTGTCCAAGAGTATGGTTTCCACGGATTGGCAATTGCCACGTTTATGGCTGGTGTACTATTGATACTCATGGGAGTATTTAGACTGGGGACTGTGATCAAGTTTATACCTTATCCCATCATTGTCGGATTTACGGCCGGTATAGCCATGACAATCTTCACCACGCAAATGGCTGACGTATTGGGATTGGATTTAGCAAGTGAGGAAGTTCCAGGTGATTTTATCGGTAAATGGATGGTTTATATCCGTCATATGGACAGTATAAATGGTTGGAATGTGTTGACCAGCCTGTTGAGTATAGGAATCATTCTGCTTACTCCCCGGCTGTTACGAAAGATACCGGGATCATTAATGGCGATTCTTATCGTTACTCTTGTTGTATGGGTTCTCGGTAATTATTGTGGCATAACGGGCATAGACACTATCGGAACACGGTTTACTCTCGTGTCGTCTCTTCCTGAGGTTGTTATTCCATCCATTGATTGGAAAGCAATTCAAGAGCTTTTCCCTATTGCCGTCACTATTGCCATTTTGGGTGCCATAGAATCTTTGTTATCTGCACAAGTGGCTGATGGACTGATAGGTGACCGCCATCACTCCAATACTGAACTGATTGCCCTCGGAGTGGCAAATATGTGTACACCGCTGTTTGGAGGTATTCCGGCCACCGGTGCCATAGCTCGTACCATGACTAACATCAATAACGGCGGGCATACACCTGTAGCTGGAATCGTCCATTCTGTCGTGCTACTGTTGATATTGTTGTTACTTATGCCGTTGGCACAATATATCCCAATGGCTTGTCTGGCAGGTGTATTGGTGGTGGTTTCCTATAATATGAGCGGATGGAGAAGTTTCAGAGAGTTGCTCAAAGGTTCCAAGTCGGATGTGGCTGTATTGCTCATCACCTTTTTTCTTACGGTTATTTTCGACCTTACCATTGCCATAGAAATGGGGTTACTCATAGCTTGCGTGTCATTTATCGGGCGTGTGATGAAAACCACAGAAATCTCTGTAATTAAGGATGAAATCAAACCGTGCGAAGAAACAGATCTGTATATGGATAGCGAAGAAACAATTGCTGTTCCCGATGGTGTGGAGGTGTATGAAATTAACGGACCTTATTTTTTTGGTATTGCCACTCAGTTTGAAGAAGTGATGGCAGAACTTGGCGACAAACCTTTAGTACGCATTATCCGTATGCGCAGGGTACCTTTTATTGATTCCACGGGAGTGAATAATTTGTCAAGTCTCTGTCGTATGAGCCACAAGGAAGGCATCAGAATCGTACTCTCCGGAGTGAATGAAAACGTACATGCCACTCTTCACAATTCCGGATTTTACAGTTTACTGAATGAGGAAAACATTTGTCCCCATATCAACGCAGCCCTTAAACGGGCACAAAACATTATAAACTCAGAACAATAA
- a CDS encoding glycine betaine ABC transporter substrate-binding protein, with the protein MRIFRFITTIISSILMTSCIINPNKISIAYPNWAEGIAVTHLAREILVEQGFQVELLNADIAPIFTSLARGKTDVFLDSWLPVTHKPYFEKYQGKFEILGQVFDSARIGLVVPAYVPINSIEELPEFTERFNGEIVGIDAGTGIMKCTETAIPTYGLDYKLMISSGPAMTALLDKAIKKKEWIVVTGWTPHWMFDRYELKVLEDPKNIYGVSEYIRAIARTGFSKEHPFAAELLGNIHLTDRQISSLMSAIEQTRGTEREAVREWIKQNRALVDSWIPKDKETKMYKYDYRRLRV; encoded by the coding sequence ATGAGAATATTCAGATTTATCACAACCATTATCAGCAGTATTTTGATGACATCGTGTATCATCAACCCCAATAAAATAAGCATCGCTTATCCTAACTGGGCGGAAGGTATCGCAGTGACCCATTTAGCCCGTGAAATTCTTGTGGAACAAGGTTTTCAAGTAGAACTGCTCAATGCGGATATCGCCCCGATATTCACCTCGCTTGCACGTGGAAAGACGGATGTGTTTCTTGACAGTTGGCTTCCCGTTACGCATAAACCCTATTTTGAAAAATATCAGGGAAAATTTGAAATATTGGGGCAGGTGTTCGACAGTGCCCGTATCGGTCTTGTGGTACCGGCTTATGTCCCCATTAACAGCATAGAGGAGCTGCCGGAGTTCACAGAACGTTTCAATGGGGAAATTGTAGGCATTGATGCAGGCACGGGTATCATGAAATGTACGGAAACGGCCATACCAACTTACGGACTGGATTACAAACTGATGATTTCAAGCGGTCCGGCCATGACTGCGCTTCTTGACAAGGCGATTAAAAAGAAAGAATGGATTGTAGTAACCGGATGGACACCCCATTGGATGTTCGACCGTTACGAGCTTAAAGTATTGGAGGACCCGAAAAATATCTATGGAGTCTCGGAATATATCCGGGCGATTGCCCGTACCGGATTCAGCAAGGAACATCCATTCGCCGCAGAACTGTTGGGGAATATTCATCTTACGGACCGGCAAATCAGTTCACTGATGAGTGCCATTGAGCAGACAAGGGGAACGGAACGCGAGGCTGTAAGGGAATGGATAAAACAAAACAGAGCTTTGGTGGACAGTTGGATACCCAAAGACAAGGAAACGAAAATGTATAAATACGATTACCGGAGATTAAGAGTTTAA
- a CDS encoding ABC transporter permease has translation MIDIGCYIEAAIEWLTEEGAVFFDALNVGVESFIDSFQLALYAIPFYVFIPLTVLLAWWKVGKGMGAFTLLGLLLIWGMGFWEETMQTLALVLSSTCMALLIGIPLGIWAGKSERCNRMLRPVLDCMQTMPAFVYLIPAVLFFGLGTVPGAFATIIFAMPPVVRLTGLGIRQVPENVIEAARSFGATPRQLLFKVQLPLALPTILTGINQTIMMALSMVVVSAMISAGGLGEVVLKGITQMKIGLGFEGGIAVVILAIILDRITQGIAQKK, from the coding sequence ATGATAGATATAGGATGTTATATAGAAGCAGCCATCGAATGGCTGACCGAAGAAGGTGCGGTATTTTTTGATGCGTTGAATGTAGGCGTAGAAAGTTTTATTGATAGTTTCCAACTGGCATTGTACGCTATCCCGTTTTATGTTTTTATTCCACTGACCGTTTTACTGGCTTGGTGGAAAGTGGGTAAAGGTATGGGGGCTTTTACTCTTCTGGGACTGTTGCTGATATGGGGTATGGGATTTTGGGAGGAAACCATGCAAACGCTTGCCTTAGTGCTTTCCTCCACTTGCATGGCTTTGCTGATAGGAATCCCACTCGGCATTTGGGCGGGAAAAAGTGAACGCTGTAACCGGATGCTCCGTCCCGTTCTGGACTGTATGCAGACCATGCCCGCTTTCGTCTATCTGATTCCTGCGGTATTGTTTTTCGGATTGGGTACGGTTCCCGGTGCTTTCGCCACCATCATCTTTGCCATGCCTCCGGTGGTGCGGCTTACGGGATTGGGCATACGGCAAGTACCTGAAAACGTAATAGAGGCTGCCCGATCGTTCGGGGCCACTCCCCGCCAATTACTTTTCAAGGTGCAGTTGCCTTTGGCTTTACCCACCATACTAACCGGCATCAACCAGACCATCATGATGGCACTTTCCATGGTAGTGGTGTCTGCCATGATTTCAGCCGGTGGTTTGGGAGAAGTGGTACTGAAAGGTATCACACAAATGAAAATCGGACTCGGCTTTGAAGGCGGCATTGCCGTTGTAATACTGGCTATTATTTTAGACCGTATTACTCAAGGTATCGCCCAAAAGAAATAA
- a CDS encoding quaternary amine ABC transporter ATP-binding protein has product MNEKKKIEVMKLYLIFGRERNKAFKMLMKGKSKQEIKKETGCTVAVNGANFAINEGEIFVIMGLSGSGKSSLLRCFNRLNKPTFGAIAVNGKNIATLPDEELRAVRRKELAMVFQHFGLLPHRTVLQNIVFGLELQGIGKEEREQKALESMKLVGLDGYENQMINELSGGMQQRVGLARALANDPEVLLMDEAFSALDPLIRVQMQDELLALQSKMKKTIVFITHDLEEAIKLGDRIAIMRDGEIQQIGTSEEILTEPANGYVRSFVENVDRSRIVTAASIMVDKPLVARLGKEGPEVLIRKMKERKLTVLPVVDAGGILQGEVRLRDLVKLREAKVKDIASVIKSEVHSITADTVVEDILPLMTKTNSPIWVVNEEREFEGVVPLSSLIVEVTGKDKEEINDIIQQAIDL; this is encoded by the coding sequence ATGAATGAGAAAAAGAAAATAGAAGTAATGAAACTCTACCTTATTTTCGGTCGTGAACGGAATAAAGCATTCAAGATGCTGATGAAAGGAAAGAGTAAACAGGAAATCAAGAAAGAAACAGGATGTACTGTCGCTGTAAATGGCGCCAACTTTGCCATCAATGAAGGTGAGATATTTGTCATTATGGGGTTGAGCGGAAGCGGAAAATCCAGTTTGTTGCGTTGCTTCAACCGACTTAACAAACCCACCTTTGGAGCAATTGCGGTCAATGGCAAGAATATCGCCACCCTGCCTGATGAGGAACTGCGTGCCGTCCGTCGCAAGGAACTGGCTATGGTATTTCAGCATTTCGGCCTGCTACCCCATCGTACCGTGTTACAGAATATCGTTTTCGGACTTGAACTCCAAGGTATAGGTAAGGAAGAGCGCGAACAAAAAGCACTGGAAAGCATGAAACTTGTGGGACTTGACGGCTATGAGAACCAGATGATAAACGAGCTTTCAGGCGGTATGCAACAACGTGTCGGATTGGCACGTGCTTTGGCGAATGACCCCGAGGTACTGTTGATGGACGAGGCTTTCTCGGCTCTCGACCCATTGATTCGGGTACAGATGCAGGATGAGCTGCTGGCCTTACAATCGAAAATGAAGAAAACCATCGTGTTCATTACCCATGACTTGGAAGAGGCCATCAAATTGGGTGACCGTATCGCTATCATGCGCGACGGTGAGATTCAACAGATTGGCACCTCGGAGGAAATCCTCACGGAACCCGCCAATGGATATGTGCGTAGTTTTGTGGAAAACGTGGACCGCAGCCGTATCGTTACAGCCGCTTCAATTATGGTGGATAAGCCTCTGGTTGCACGTTTGGGTAAGGAAGGACCGGAAGTACTCATACGCAAAATGAAAGAGCGTAAACTTACCGTACTTCCCGTAGTGGATGCGGGCGGTATTCTGCAAGGCGAGGTCCGGTTGAGAGATCTTGTGAAATTGCGTGAAGCGAAAGTAAAAGACATCGCTTCGGTCATAAAAAGCGAGGTTCATTCCATTACCGCAGACACGGTGGTGGAAGACATCCTTCCGCTGATGACCAAGACCAATTCACCGATCTGGGTGGTGAATGAAGAACGCGAATTTGAAGGAGTGGTTCCACTTTCATCGCTCATTGTGGAAGTGACCGGCAAGGATAAGGAAGAGATAAACGACATTATCCAACAAGCAATTGATTTATAA
- a CDS encoding lipid II:glycine glycyltransferase FemX, producing the protein MNIRLEPKEITDAYSTPIVQQTSFWSKVKEQLGMSSCAFDYSVRNSELYTHVGGYTYTQADFIMFFQYLNREDYIAYLPYGPEIEPSEENQGIFLEELSESLRSFLPKHCIALRYDLNWESHWCKADDFDEEGRWIGLPGKESQEIKLNYGTCCHNLRKANTNILPVNTIVLDLSTTEEKLLARMKPKTRYNIRLALKRGVEVRSAGIEGLQIWYSLYKETALRNGLHLNDIQYFHSIFASKMECDDPKVNVKLLIAYHDNTPLAAMFLVFSSHRATYLYGASSSSHRNLMPTYALQWRAIQLAREHNCLEYDMFGIAPYADASHPMYGLYKFKHGFGGEIYHQLGCWDYPLKEDMYQYFTAKEMSLQGYYQP; encoded by the coding sequence ATGAATATCCGACTGGAACCCAAAGAGATCACAGATGCTTATAGTACGCCCATTGTTCAGCAGACTTCCTTTTGGTCGAAAGTAAAAGAACAGCTTGGCATGAGTTCCTGCGCTTTTGATTACAGTGTGCGCAATAGTGAACTTTATACCCACGTGGGAGGTTATACGTACACTCAAGCCGATTTCATAATGTTCTTTCAATATCTCAACCGTGAGGATTATATTGCTTACTTACCCTATGGCCCCGAGATAGAACCATCAGAAGAAAATCAAGGTATTTTTCTGGAAGAACTTTCTGAATCACTTCGTTCATTCCTACCCAAGCATTGCATAGCCCTACGTTATGACCTCAATTGGGAAAGCCATTGGTGCAAGGCGGATGATTTTGATGAAGAGGGGCGCTGGATAGGACTTCCTGGGAAAGAGTCTCAGGAGATAAAGCTCAATTACGGTACTTGTTGTCACAACCTGCGTAAAGCCAACACCAATATCTTGCCGGTCAATACCATTGTTCTTGATCTGTCCACCACAGAAGAGAAGCTTCTTGCACGTATGAAACCTAAGACACGTTATAATATCCGGTTGGCATTGAAGCGTGGAGTGGAGGTACGTTCAGCCGGAATCGAAGGATTACAAATCTGGTACAGCCTCTATAAAGAAACTGCTTTACGTAATGGGCTTCACCTGAACGATATTCAATATTTCCATTCCATATTTGCTTCAAAGATGGAATGTGACGATCCCAAAGTGAATGTAAAGCTGCTCATAGCCTATCACGACAACACTCCGTTGGCTGCGATGTTCCTGGTCTTCTCATCCCATAGGGCTACTTATCTCTATGGAGCCTCTTCGTCATCTCACCGTAATCTGATGCCTACTTATGCCTTGCAATGGAGAGCTATACAGCTGGCGCGTGAGCACAACTGCTTGGAGTATGACATGTTCGGTATCGCTCCGTATGCCGATGCCTCACATCCCATGTACGGGCTTTATAAGTTCAAACATGGTTTTGGCGGAGAAATCTATCATCAGTTGGGATGCTGGGACTATCCATTGAAAGAGGATATGTATCAATATTTTACTGCAAAGGAAATGAGCTTGCAGGGATATTACCAGCCTTAA
- a CDS encoding DUF4313 domain-containing protein, translating into MNTQLAIIRSEGKEHLCYREEECFVDVSYPMVTFTKGEDDFEIVKCDHPSMEETFLYQESRLSIVIEMYHNGWPALSLKDPVTHEIYTVLTVNLEDKAAFSLPDRAFVDINNNPDAMEFLLSNKLAEDTGYRRQSGWVSYPMVTLNLPTFYRLDPHAFSAILNIR; encoded by the coding sequence ATGAACACCCAATTGGCTATAATCCGTTCAGAGGGAAAAGAACATCTCTGTTACCGGGAAGAGGAATGTTTTGTCGATGTATCCTATCCGATGGTGACATTTACCAAAGGGGAGGATGATTTTGAAATTGTCAAATGCGACCATCCGTCCATGGAAGAGACTTTCCTGTATCAGGAAAGCCGTCTCTCAATCGTGATTGAAATGTACCATAACGGCTGGCCGGCATTGTCTCTGAAAGATCCCGTGACCCATGAGATATACACGGTCCTGACGGTCAACTTAGAAGATAAGGCGGCATTCTCACTGCCTGACAGGGCATTCGTGGACATCAACAACAATCCTGATGCCATGGAGTTCCTTCTGTCCAACAAATTGGCTGAGGATACAGGTTATAGACGTCAGAGCGGTTGGGTAAGCTACCCGATGGTCACACTTAACCTTCCGACGTTTTACAGGCTTGACCCACATGCCTTTAGCGCAATATTGAATATCCGGTAA
- a CDS encoding LPD29 domain-containing protein, producing the protein MTYFQNIHSLADLKKEYRRLALEHHPDKGGDTAIMQHVNTEFGRLFEAWKDKPDVFATSTGYEYDYPGATAKEYTEYVYNEYRWKGRNYKGQHAPEIVELIRAWFRETYPGYKFSVRRENCHSIHIRLMKADFEAFTKESGKVQGDVNHHHIASDKSLTDRAKDVMMNIYDFIMSYNFDDSDPMTDYFHTNFYLTLGIGSYKQPYKVEPPKLGSKDKPEVFKHPEGPAHKAMQRALGKARFGFIESRKYAGEIILGEDCFGSRGEVYFWPKEYSSAKMAQKRIDKLEEAGIKCELTGYNGGYIRLLGYTPEMRDSLERERQEYAAAYQAWYSKQGLKTI; encoded by the coding sequence ATGACTTATTTTCAGAACATACACTCTCTGGCGGACTTGAAGAAAGAATACCGCCGGCTGGCATTGGAGCACCACCCGGACAAGGGTGGCGACACTGCAATCATGCAACATGTGAACACCGAGTTTGGAAGGCTTTTTGAGGCTTGGAAAGACAAACCAGATGTCTTTGCGACTTCAACCGGATATGAATATGACTATCCGGGAGCCACGGCAAAGGAATACACTGAGTACGTGTATAACGAATACCGCTGGAAAGGCCGCAATTACAAGGGACAGCACGCACCGGAAATCGTGGAACTGATACGGGCATGGTTCAGGGAGACCTATCCGGGATACAAGTTCTCTGTCAGACGGGAGAATTGCCACTCCATCCATATCCGGTTGATGAAAGCGGATTTCGAGGCGTTCACCAAAGAGTCCGGAAAAGTTCAAGGCGATGTCAACCACCATCATATCGCTTCAGACAAATCATTGACGGACAGGGCAAAGGATGTAATGATGAATATCTACGATTTCATCATGTCGTACAATTTCGATGACAGCGACCCCATGACGGACTATTTTCATACCAACTTTTACCTGACGCTCGGAATTGGAAGTTACAAACAGCCGTACAAGGTGGAACCGCCCAAACTCGGCAGCAAAGACAAGCCGGAGGTATTCAAGCATCCGGAAGGTCCGGCACACAAGGCAATGCAGCGGGCATTGGGCAAAGCGCGTTTCGGCTTCATCGAAAGCCGGAAGTATGCCGGGGAAATAATTCTAGGGGAGGACTGTTTCGGCTCACGGGGCGAAGTCTATTTTTGGCCGAAGGAATATTCAAGCGCAAAAATGGCCCAAAAACGCATCGACAAACTGGAGGAAGCCGGAATAAAGTGCGAACTCACCGGCTATAACGGAGGATACATCCGCCTGCTCGGGTACACCCCTGAGATGAGAGATTCCCTGGAGCGGGAACGTCAGGAGTACGCCGCCGCATATCAGGCATGGTACTCAAAACAGGGTTTGAAAACAATCTGA
- a CDS encoding DUF4120 family protein, producing MKILNEEHFENVKRYAESIGDTSLQKCLERLKSWEGNPDYPSEISLYYDHAPYSFGFTQHYADGRIGIVGGLLYHGIPDRSFAVTLQPFHGWQIHT from the coding sequence ATGAAAATCCTGAATGAAGAACATTTCGAGAATGTAAAGCGCTATGCCGAATCCATCGGTGACACCTCACTTCAAAAGTGCTTGGAACGGTTGAAGAGTTGGGAGGGGAATCCTGACTATCCCAGTGAGATTTCACTCTACTATGACCATGCCCCATACTCGTTCGGCTTTACCCAGCATTATGCTGATGGAAGAATAGGTATCGTAGGAGGTCTGCTCTATCATGGAATACCTGACAGATCGTTTGCCGTAACATTGCAGCCGTTCCACGGATGGCAGATACATACCTGA